The proteins below come from a single Tsuneonella deserti genomic window:
- the fabZ gene encoding 3-hydroxyacyl-ACP dehydratase FabZ produces MSSEAAEAAAHPLDIGRVMAALPHRYPLLLVDRVKSIELGTRIHAVKAVSFNEQFFQGHFPGRPIMPGVLQIEALAQAAGVLGIETFGLAGTGKLVIFMAIENAKFRAPVEPGCLLDLEVEFVRKSTRVCKFKGRASVEGTTTCDVEFTAMIADAPKD; encoded by the coding sequence ATGAGCTCCGAAGCGGCAGAGGCCGCCGCCCACCCGCTGGACATCGGCCGGGTGATGGCGGCCCTGCCGCACCGGTATCCGCTGCTGCTGGTCGATCGCGTCAAGTCGATCGAGCTCGGGACGCGGATCCACGCGGTCAAGGCGGTCTCGTTCAACGAGCAGTTCTTCCAGGGCCACTTCCCGGGCCGGCCGATCATGCCGGGCGTCCTGCAGATCGAGGCGCTGGCGCAGGCCGCCGGCGTACTCGGCATCGAGACTTTCGGCCTCGCCGGCACCGGGAAGCTGGTAATCTTCATGGCGATCGAGAACGCCAAGTTCCGCGCGCCGGTGGAGCCGGGCTGCCTGCTCGACCTGGAGGTCGAATTCGTCCGCAAGAGCACCCGGGTATGCAAGTTCAAGGGGCGCGCTAGCGTGGAAGGCACGACGACCTGCGATGTCGAGTTCACCGCGATGATCGCCGACGCGCCGAAGGACTGA
- a CDS encoding MOSC domain-containing protein, translating to MNGARVIGLARSGSHRFSKEPCERLTLIAGYGVADDAHAGATVQHVSRKKKDPHQPNLRQVHLIHSELLDEVAAKGFAIASGELGENLTTRGIDLLALPTDARLRIGDVVVRVTGLRNPCWQIDAFRPGLLAEMIEKRADGSILRKCGVMAVVESGGEIAQGAAIEVELPPAPHRPLDLV from the coding sequence ATGAATGGAGCGCGCGTGATCGGCCTCGCGCGGAGCGGATCGCACCGCTTTTCCAAGGAGCCGTGCGAGCGGCTTACCCTGATTGCAGGATACGGCGTGGCCGATGATGCGCACGCCGGGGCGACCGTGCAGCACGTTTCGCGCAAGAAGAAGGATCCGCACCAGCCGAACCTGCGGCAGGTGCACCTGATCCATTCGGAATTGCTCGATGAAGTGGCCGCCAAGGGGTTCGCAATCGCGTCGGGCGAGCTGGGCGAAAACCTCACCACGCGGGGGATCGACCTTCTCGCGCTGCCGACGGACGCCCGTCTGCGGATCGGCGACGTGGTTGTCCGGGTGACGGGGCTGCGGAACCCCTGCTGGCAGATTGACGCGTTTCGCCCCGGCCTGCTTGCCGAGATGATCGAGAAGCGCGCTGACGGCTCGATCCTGCGCAAATGCGGGGTGATGGCGGTGGTGGAGAGCGGCGGGGAGATTGCGCAGGGCGCGGCGATCGAAGTGGAACTGCCGCCCGCCCCTCATCGGCCGCTCGACCTCGTCTGA
- a CDS encoding OmpH family outer membrane protein: MKKIVLGAAFSALSLAVVPTAAHAQKVPGAVIVVVDTERVYRECTACVAAQSQLQGLVTSSRTRAQQLGEPLATEGQSLEQAAAALAKQTGAARTSGETALKTRVEAFQQRRTAAQQEMAQLEQNIQSTQANVVRQINERLNPIISQVMNSRGANVALDANSTLARGANLDVTNDVLAALNAALPSVSVTPLPAPAAPAQQPQQQTR; the protein is encoded by the coding sequence ATGAAGAAAATCGTTCTCGGCGCGGCTTTCTCCGCGCTTTCGCTCGCGGTCGTGCCGACTGCCGCTCATGCCCAGAAGGTACCGGGCGCCGTGATCGTGGTCGTGGACACCGAGCGCGTGTATCGCGAGTGCACCGCCTGCGTCGCCGCCCAGTCGCAGCTCCAGGGCCTCGTGACTTCGTCGCGCACCCGTGCCCAGCAGCTCGGCGAGCCGCTGGCGACCGAAGGCCAGTCGCTCGAGCAGGCGGCGGCCGCGCTCGCCAAGCAGACCGGTGCGGCGCGCACTTCGGGCGAGACTGCCCTGAAGACCCGCGTGGAAGCATTCCAGCAGCGCCGCACCGCCGCGCAGCAGGAGATGGCCCAGCTGGAGCAGAACATCCAGTCGACCCAGGCCAATGTGGTTCGCCAGATCAACGAGCGGCTGAACCCGATCATCTCCCAGGTGATGAACTCGCGCGGCGCGAACGTGGCGCTCGACGCCAACTCCACGCTCGCACGCGGCGCCAACCTCGACGTGACCAACGACGTGCTGGCCGCGCTCAACGCCGCGCTGCCTTCGGTCAGCGTCACCCCGCTGCCGGCCCCGGCCGCCCCGGCGCAGCAGCCGCAACAGCAGACCCGATGA
- the rseP gene encoding RIP metalloprotease RseP codes for MIESPPFWLYIAGFLLLLGPLVTVHEFGHYLMGRLFGVGIEAFSVGFGKEIAGFTDRRGTRWKLSALPLGGYCQFKGDMNPASIPDAEALSAIPASERAGNFHFAPLWQRALIVFAGPLTNILVALGIFAAFFMAYGQPVQADPVEANTVRAFAPGSVAEKAGIEVGDRIVSIDGAPVSEFREVTNRVIMHPGEPIVLGVERAGERLRIPVTIGTAIERDKFGNESRVGRLGIYSSPLRFEPVGPVEAVRLAADESVGMVRMMVVGIGQIVTGQRSVSELGGPIKIAKFSGEQLSMGPQAFAGFAALISLNLAFINLLPIPALDGGHLAFYAAEAVRRKPVGARGQELAFRAGAAMILALMLFVTVNDLLSLPIFGR; via the coding sequence TTGATCGAAAGCCCTCCATTCTGGCTATACATCGCCGGTTTCCTGCTGCTGCTGGGCCCGCTGGTGACCGTCCACGAGTTCGGCCATTACCTGATGGGCCGCCTGTTCGGCGTCGGTATCGAGGCGTTTTCGGTCGGGTTCGGCAAGGAGATCGCCGGGTTCACCGATCGCCGCGGTACGCGCTGGAAGCTGTCCGCGCTCCCGCTGGGCGGCTATTGCCAGTTCAAGGGCGACATGAACCCGGCCTCCATTCCCGATGCCGAGGCGTTATCCGCGATCCCCGCCAGCGAGCGCGCAGGCAACTTCCACTTCGCTCCCTTGTGGCAGCGGGCGCTGATCGTGTTCGCCGGCCCGCTGACCAACATTCTCGTCGCACTGGGCATCTTCGCGGCGTTTTTCATGGCGTACGGCCAACCGGTGCAGGCCGATCCGGTCGAGGCGAACACGGTGCGCGCGTTCGCGCCGGGATCGGTCGCGGAAAAGGCGGGGATCGAGGTGGGCGACAGGATCGTCTCGATCGACGGGGCGCCGGTATCCGAATTTCGCGAGGTCACCAACCGGGTCATCATGCACCCGGGAGAACCGATCGTGCTGGGCGTCGAGCGGGCGGGCGAGCGCCTGCGCATTCCTGTCACCATCGGCACCGCGATCGAGCGCGACAAGTTCGGCAACGAGTCGCGGGTCGGCCGGCTGGGGATCTATTCCAGCCCGCTACGCTTCGAACCCGTGGGCCCCGTCGAGGCCGTCCGTCTCGCGGCTGACGAATCCGTCGGCATGGTGCGGATGATGGTGGTCGGCATCGGCCAGATCGTCACCGGGCAGCGATCGGTGAGCGAGCTGGGCGGCCCGATCAAGATCGCGAAATTTTCCGGTGAGCAATTGAGCATGGGCCCGCAGGCCTTTGCCGGCTTCGCGGCGCTCATCTCGCTTAACTTGGCATTCATCAACCTGTTGCCAATCCCGGCCCTCGACGGCGGTCACCTCGCTTTCTACGCAGCCGAGGCGGTGCGTCGGAAACCGGTCGGCGCCCGCGGTCAGGAATTGGCGTTTCGCGCCGGCGCGGCGATGATCCTCGCGCTGATGCTGTTCGTCACGGTCAACGATCTGCTGTCGCTGCCGATTTTCGGGCGATAG
- a CDS encoding prolyl hydroxylase family protein, with the protein MTNPGESSAQILARHPGIQRAPFPGLELFQLKRFLPPALCAELIELIDANRRPSTIADANGDALFRTSETCDLDPVHPAVRNLEDRLFALNGIDPAHGEPVQGQRYAVGQEFKAHTDYFDPGGIDWDRYCSVAGQRTWTFMVYLNDLEAGGGTRFNAARKIIQPETGKLLAWNNRQPDGTVNPATLHHGMKVRRGVKYIITKWYREKAWA; encoded by the coding sequence ATGACTAATCCCGGCGAATCCTCTGCGCAAATCCTGGCGAGGCATCCGGGCATCCAGCGTGCGCCGTTTCCCGGGTTGGAGCTTTTCCAGCTCAAGCGCTTCCTGCCCCCGGCACTATGCGCTGAGCTGATCGAACTCATTGACGCCAACCGGCGCCCATCGACCATCGCCGACGCCAATGGCGACGCGCTATTCCGCACAAGCGAGACGTGCGACCTCGATCCCGTGCATCCAGCGGTCCGCAACCTCGAGGACCGCCTTTTCGCGCTCAACGGCATCGATCCGGCCCACGGCGAGCCTGTCCAGGGCCAGCGTTACGCCGTAGGGCAGGAGTTCAAGGCCCACACCGATTACTTCGATCCCGGTGGAATCGACTGGGACCGCTACTGTTCCGTGGCCGGCCAGCGCACCTGGACTTTCATGGTCTATCTCAACGATCTGGAGGCGGGCGGCGGCACGCGCTTCAACGCAGCGCGCAAGATCATCCAGCCGGAGACCGGGAAGCTCCTTGCCTGGAATAACCGCCAGCCCGATGGCACCGTCAATCCGGCCACGCTGCATCACGGGATGAAAGTGCGGCGCGGCGTCAAATACATCATCACCAAATGGTATCGGGAGAAAGCGTGGGCATGA
- the bamA gene encoding outer membrane protein assembly factor BamA: MIAREFAGLRTRPVMTRLALSLLCGTVLGGMPVAALAQEAAAAPAPAAAPAPQSDVIRTISVAGAQRLEPNTIVSYIRLRPGQVYTQAAADEALKDLYATELFSSASIVNNNGDVVITVAENPVINRIVLEGNKRIKTDKITPEIKLAPRQIFTRSKVRADVARIVELYKRQGRFAATVEPKMVELSQNRVDVVFEINEGPKSKVRQINIIGNEAFSDGDLRDEMVTKQARLTSFLSSNTSYDPDRLAFDQQKLRQFYLTQGYADFRVVSAVAELTPDKRDFIITYVVEEGKRYKFGDVNVQSQIRDFSSEALTKSLPMKTGDWYNAKSVEDTVEQFTELAGTFGYAFADVSPEFRRNPDDLTMDVTYTIREAPRVYVERIDVNGNTLTQDKVIRREFRLVEGDAFNSLQVKRTTNRIKSLGYFQENFEVAQKDGSTPDRIVLEANVEEQPTGQLQLSAGFSSIESFILAASIQQRNFRGRGQTVGLGVNYSRYSKSANVSFSEPYVFDRNISMGVDIYRRDLNSFNYLNNDRNTTFQQTTTGGQVRMGVPLTEYMSLIGSYTLNFDDVTLDKNQFFTLDSDGNFACNPLLAGRYLCEAVGKRTSSILGTTIAYDSLDSRLRPTRGRSASIGVEYAGLGGSVNYVRVRGKAAQYWPVGSGFIFSLTAEGGAIKGLGGDDVRLTDRFFLGEPQFRGFDIRGVGPRVIRRPYDVNGVPIEDRNRVSDDALGGKYYYLGRAELEIPLGSGAKELGLRPSIFMDVGALWGVRFRDPEDLTTCPFNPGANNPCAFPQRDAAGNALYTQTVINADGTTTTTIVTNPTAPNGSANTALVNTIAPFSEVFYGDSPSPRLSVGIGVNWNSPFGPFRIDFAHVLLKQPGDDTKRFTFNVGTQF; the protein is encoded by the coding sequence ATGATCGCACGCGAATTCGCCGGTTTGCGCACCCGGCCGGTGATGACCAGGCTGGCCCTCTCCCTGCTGTGCGGAACCGTCCTCGGCGGAATGCCGGTCGCGGCCCTGGCCCAGGAGGCTGCGGCAGCGCCCGCTCCGGCCGCTGCCCCGGCGCCGCAGTCGGATGTGATCCGCACGATCTCGGTCGCGGGCGCCCAGCGGCTCGAGCCGAACACCATCGTGTCCTACATCCGCCTTCGTCCCGGCCAGGTCTATACCCAAGCCGCGGCGGACGAAGCGCTCAAGGATCTCTATGCGACCGAGCTGTTTTCGAGCGCGAGCATCGTCAACAACAACGGCGACGTCGTGATCACGGTGGCCGAGAACCCGGTCATCAACCGCATCGTCCTCGAGGGCAACAAGCGGATCAAGACGGACAAGATCACCCCCGAGATCAAGCTTGCGCCGCGCCAGATCTTCACCCGGTCCAAGGTGCGCGCCGACGTCGCCCGCATCGTCGAGCTGTACAAGCGGCAGGGCCGGTTCGCCGCCACGGTCGAGCCGAAGATGGTCGAGCTGTCGCAGAACCGCGTCGATGTCGTCTTCGAAATCAACGAAGGGCCCAAGTCCAAGGTCCGCCAGATCAACATCATCGGCAACGAGGCTTTTTCCGACGGCGATCTGCGTGACGAGATGGTCACCAAGCAGGCGCGCCTGACGAGCTTCCTCAGCTCGAACACCAGCTACGATCCCGATCGCCTCGCGTTCGACCAGCAGAAGCTGCGCCAGTTCTACCTGACCCAGGGCTATGCCGATTTCCGCGTCGTGTCCGCGGTGGCCGAGCTGACCCCCGACAAGCGCGACTTCATCATCACGTACGTGGTTGAGGAGGGCAAGCGCTACAAGTTCGGCGACGTCAACGTGCAGAGCCAGATCCGTGACTTCTCGAGCGAGGCCCTGACGAAGAGCCTGCCGATGAAGACCGGCGACTGGTACAACGCCAAGTCGGTCGAGGACACGGTCGAGCAGTTCACCGAGCTGGCAGGCACCTTCGGCTACGCCTTCGCCGACGTCTCGCCGGAGTTCCGCCGCAACCCCGACGACCTGACCATGGACGTGACTTACACGATCCGCGAAGCGCCGCGCGTCTATGTCGAGCGGATCGACGTCAACGGCAACACCCTGACGCAGGACAAGGTCATCCGCCGCGAATTCCGCCTGGTGGAGGGCGATGCCTTCAACTCACTCCAGGTGAAGCGGACCACCAACCGCATCAAGTCGCTCGGCTATTTCCAGGAAAACTTCGAGGTTGCGCAGAAGGACGGCAGCACGCCGGACCGCATCGTGCTCGAGGCCAACGTGGAGGAGCAGCCGACCGGCCAGCTCCAGCTGTCGGCCGGTTTCTCCTCAATCGAGAGCTTCATCCTCGCCGCCTCGATCCAGCAGCGCAACTTCCGCGGGCGCGGGCAGACCGTTGGCCTGGGCGTCAATTACTCGCGCTATTCGAAGAGCGCGAACGTCAGCTTTTCCGAGCCGTACGTTTTCGACCGCAACATCTCGATGGGCGTCGATATCTACCGGCGCGACCTGAACAGCTTCAATTACCTGAACAACGACCGCAACACGACATTCCAGCAGACGACCACCGGCGGCCAGGTCCGCATGGGCGTTCCGCTGACCGAGTACATGTCGCTGATCGGCAGCTACACGCTCAACTTCGACGACGTGACGCTGGACAAGAACCAGTTCTTCACGCTGGATTCGGACGGCAACTTCGCCTGCAACCCCTTGCTCGCCGGCCGCTACCTTTGCGAAGCCGTGGGCAAGCGCACGAGCTCGATCCTGGGCACCACGATCGCTTACGATTCGCTCGATAGCCGCCTGCGCCCGACTCGCGGACGCTCGGCATCAATCGGGGTCGAGTATGCGGGCCTCGGCGGTTCGGTGAACTACGTCCGCGTGCGCGGCAAGGCGGCACAATACTGGCCGGTCGGCTCGGGCTTCATCTTCTCGCTCACCGCGGAAGGCGGGGCCATCAAGGGTCTGGGCGGGGATGACGTCCGCCTGACGGACCGATTCTTCCTGGGCGAGCCCCAGTTCCGCGGCTTCGACATCCGCGGCGTGGGTCCGCGCGTGATACGGCGGCCGTACGACGTCAACGGAGTGCCGATCGAGGATCGCAACCGGGTGTCGGACGACGCACTCGGCGGCAAGTACTACTATCTCGGCCGGGCCGAGCTCGAGATCCCGCTCGGCAGCGGGGCCAAGGAACTGGGCCTGCGTCCGTCCATCTTCATGGACGTGGGCGCCTTGTGGGGCGTGCGGTTCCGCGATCCGGAGGACCTCACAACCTGTCCGTTCAATCCAGGGGCGAACAACCCATGCGCTTTTCCGCAGCGGGATGCGGCCGGAAACGCGCTGTACACGCAGACGGTGATCAACGCCGATGGCACGACGACAACGACGATCGTGACCAATCCGACGGCTCCGAACGGCTCCGCCAACACGGCGCTGGTGAACACCATCGCTCCGTTCAGCGAAGTGTTTTACGGCGACAGCCCGAGCCCGCGCCTTTCGGTGGGCATCGGCGTAAACTGGAACTCGCCCTTCGGTCCGTTCAGGATCGATTTTGCTCACGTGTTGCTTAAGCAGCCCGGTGACGACACCAAGCGCTTCACATTCAACGTAGGAACCCAATTCTGA
- a CDS encoding phosphatidate cytidylyltransferase — protein sequence MATRKSDLPVRLASAVIMLAVAIAALVIGGRVFETFVVLVALAAFVEFILLVVKATPNIAYRLAAIIAGALYFGAAAGVLAGAGDFLIVLIVGVTIFTDTFAYFTGRAIGGPKIAPAISPSKTWAGLLGGMIGAALWVVLWVVAIDGGIVGPRFDLGLPLMAENLGLAALLGAGLAVLAQAGDFFESWLKRRAGVKDSSRLIPGHGGVFDRIDGMLPVAIAVGALASLLAN from the coding sequence GTGGCTACGAGGAAGAGCGACCTGCCGGTACGGCTCGCTTCGGCGGTCATCATGCTGGCTGTAGCCATTGCCGCGCTCGTCATCGGCGGGCGGGTGTTCGAGACGTTCGTCGTCCTGGTCGCGCTCGCTGCCTTCGTCGAATTCATCCTCCTGGTCGTCAAGGCGACGCCGAACATCGCGTATCGGCTGGCGGCGATCATCGCGGGCGCGCTCTATTTCGGCGCGGCGGCGGGAGTGCTGGCGGGGGCGGGCGACTTCCTGATCGTGCTCATCGTCGGCGTGACCATCTTCACCGACACCTTCGCCTATTTCACCGGGCGCGCGATCGGCGGACCCAAGATCGCTCCCGCGATCAGCCCGTCCAAGACCTGGGCAGGGCTGCTTGGCGGGATGATCGGCGCCGCGCTCTGGGTCGTTTTGTGGGTTGTCGCCATCGACGGCGGTATCGTCGGCCCCCGGTTCGATCTCGGACTGCCGCTGATGGCGGAGAATCTGGGCCTCGCCGCCCTGCTCGGCGCCGGCCTGGCCGTGCTCGCGCAGGCGGGCGACTTCTTCGAATCCTGGCTCAAGCGGCGGGCGGGGGTGAAGGACTCCTCGCGTCTGATCCCGGGCCATGGCGGGGTGTTCGACCGGATCGACGGGATGCTGCCGGTCGCCATTGCGGTCGGCGCGCTCGCATCGCTGTTGGCAAACTGA
- the ccmC gene encoding heme ABC transporter permease CcmC, with product MHGFANPKRFLSLARPLTPWLLGIGFLLTGGALGWGLVGVPAERLQGETVRILFLHVPAAWLGMGGWTTIALASLAEIVWRHPLAAIAGRAAALPGAFFTALCLVTGSLWGRPAWGTWWEWDGRLTSMLVLLFLYLGYIALAGATAREGASSRIPAIFGLVGIVNVPVIHYSVLWWYSIHQPPSLSLSGSAMAPEFLWPLLAATAGFSCLFGAIVLMRMRALLAETQAQARLRRRARELELEPRLKASGA from the coding sequence ATGCACGGCTTCGCCAATCCCAAACGCTTCCTGAGCCTCGCGCGGCCGCTCACTCCGTGGCTGCTGGGAATCGGATTCCTGCTCACTGGCGGAGCGCTGGGCTGGGGCCTCGTCGGCGTGCCCGCCGAACGGCTGCAAGGGGAAACCGTGCGGATCCTTTTCCTCCACGTGCCGGCTGCGTGGCTTGGCATGGGCGGCTGGACCACGATTGCGCTGGCCAGCCTTGCCGAGATCGTCTGGCGCCACCCGCTGGCAGCGATCGCCGGGCGCGCTGCGGCGCTTCCGGGCGCGTTCTTCACCGCCCTCTGCCTCGTCACCGGCTCGCTCTGGGGGCGTCCTGCCTGGGGCACCTGGTGGGAATGGGACGGCCGCCTCACCAGCATGCTCGTGCTGCTGTTCCTCTACCTCGGCTACATCGCGCTTGCCGGAGCCACTGCGCGCGAAGGCGCTTCGAGCCGCATCCCGGCGATCTTCGGGCTGGTGGGCATCGTGAACGTGCCGGTGATCCACTATTCGGTACTCTGGTGGTATTCGATACACCAGCCTCCCAGCCTTTCGTTGAGCGGATCGGCCATGGCGCCCGAGTTCCTCTGGCCGCTGCTGGCCGCGACCGCCGGGTTCTCCTGCCTGTTCGGCGCGATCGTGCTGATGCGGATGCGCGCTCTGCTTGCCGAGACCCAGGCCCAGGCCCGCTTGCGCCGCCGCGCGCGCGAGCTCGAGCTCGAGCCGCGCCTTAAGGCATCGGGGGCCTGA
- a CDS encoding Leu/Phe/Val dehydrogenase: MTAFWTQADYDDHELVELVHDQASGLTAIIALHSTHLGPGAGGTRFWHYADPADAMRDALRLSRGMSYKNAMAGLPMGGGKAVILAGKDRAKTPEMLAAFGDAVQALGGKYVTAEDVGISEADMVAVSQRTQFVSGLPVGEGQAGGDPGPFTAMGIYLGIKAAVEHKLGQSSLKGVRIAVQGTGSVGGGVARLLHKDGATLTVADVDAGRAEALAREVEGVAVPADQIMSVACDVFSPNALGAILNEEGIARLDCPIVAGGANNQLAEAGHGQLLAERGILYAPDYVINAGGIISVALEYLCRTQGQPCDINEVRKRLAQIPERLRTIWEESDRTGVSSDAVADRMAQRLIGR; the protein is encoded by the coding sequence ATGACGGCTTTCTGGACGCAGGCGGATTACGACGATCACGAGCTGGTCGAGCTGGTCCACGACCAGGCATCGGGCCTGACCGCGATCATCGCACTCCATTCCACCCACCTCGGCCCCGGTGCGGGCGGTACCCGGTTCTGGCACTATGCCGACCCCGCCGACGCAATGCGCGATGCGCTGCGTCTTTCGCGCGGGATGAGCTACAAGAATGCCATGGCCGGCTTGCCCATGGGCGGCGGCAAGGCAGTGATCCTCGCCGGAAAGGACCGCGCAAAGACGCCGGAGATGCTCGCCGCTTTCGGCGACGCCGTCCAGGCGCTCGGCGGCAAGTACGTTACGGCGGAGGACGTCGGCATTTCCGAAGCCGACATGGTCGCGGTTTCGCAGCGCACGCAATTCGTTTCCGGCTTGCCGGTGGGCGAAGGGCAGGCTGGCGGCGACCCGGGCCCGTTCACGGCGATGGGAATCTACCTCGGGATCAAGGCTGCGGTCGAACACAAGCTTGGCCAGTCCTCGCTCAAGGGCGTGCGGATCGCCGTGCAGGGCACCGGCAGCGTCGGCGGCGGGGTTGCGCGGCTGCTGCACAAGGATGGGGCCACGCTGACCGTCGCCGATGTCGACGCCGGCCGCGCCGAGGCTCTCGCCCGCGAAGTCGAGGGCGTGGCGGTCCCGGCCGACCAGATCATGTCCGTGGCCTGCGACGTGTTCAGCCCCAACGCGCTCGGCGCGATCCTGAACGAAGAGGGCATCGCCCGGCTCGACTGTCCGATCGTCGCGGGAGGTGCAAACAATCAACTCGCCGAGGCCGGCCACGGCCAGCTGCTGGCCGAACGCGGCATTCTCTATGCGCCTGACTACGTCATCAATGCGGGCGGCATCATTTCGGTGGCGCTCGAGTACCTGTGCCGCACGCAAGGCCAGCCGTGCGACATCAACGAAGTGCGCAAGCGCCTCGCGCAAATCCCCGAGCGGCTGCGCACGATCTGGGAAGAAAGCGACCGGACCGGCGTCTCGTCGGATGCGGTAGCCGACCGCATGGCGCAGAGGCTGATCGGGCGTTAG
- the rpmE gene encoding 50S ribosomal protein L31, with product MKADIHPDYHTITVKMTDGTEFQTRSTWGAEGDVLALDIDPTSHPAWTGGKQQVSEGGRVAKFNQRFGGLSLKK from the coding sequence ATGAAGGCCGATATCCACCCCGATTACCACACCATCACGGTCAAGATGACCGATGGCACCGAATTCCAGACCCGCTCCACCTGGGGCGCGGAAGGCGACGTGCTCGCCCTCGACATCGACCCGACCAGCCACCCGGCATGGACCGGCGGCAAGCAGCAGGTTTCCGAAGGCGGCCGCGTGGCCAAGTTCAACCAGCGCTTCGGCGGGCTCTCGCTCAAGAAGTAA
- the ccmE gene encoding cytochrome c maturation protein CcmE: MNDSARGLQPKHQRLALVVVAVVAIVAAAIIATWALRSQASYFYVPSDIVKHHPAPGRSVRLGGMVEKGSVVTRPDGVTIEFVVGDGTARVPVRYSGIVPDLFVEGSGVVADGRMQANGTFIADKLLAKHDENYVPRELEEMTAAQKKMVVEETTSR, translated from the coding sequence ATGAACGACTCCGCGCGCGGCCTGCAGCCCAAGCACCAGCGCCTGGCACTGGTGGTGGTGGCCGTGGTCGCCATCGTCGCTGCCGCGATCATCGCCACCTGGGCGCTGCGCAGCCAGGCGAGCTACTTCTATGTGCCGAGCGACATCGTGAAGCACCATCCCGCTCCGGGCCGCTCGGTCCGCCTCGGGGGCATGGTGGAGAAGGGTTCGGTCGTCACCCGGCCCGACGGCGTGACGATCGAATTCGTGGTCGGGGACGGCACGGCGCGGGTGCCGGTCCGCTATTCCGGCATCGTGCCCGACCTGTTCGTCGAAGGATCGGGCGTGGTCGCCGATGGACGGATGCAGGCCAATGGCACTTTCATCGCCGACAAGCTTCTCGCCAAGCACGACGAGAACTACGTCCCGCGCGAGCTTGAGGAAATGACCGCGGCCCAGAAGAAGATGGTGGTCGAGGAGACCACATCGCGATGA
- the dxr gene encoding 1-deoxy-D-xylulose-5-phosphate reductoisomerase: MRSISIFGATGSVGASTLDLVRRNRREWRVSVLTANCNVADLAALAREFQAELAVVADESCLAELRGALAGSGIATAGGADALVEAAARGADVTVAAIVGCAGLAPVMAAIEQGGIIALANKEALVSAGEVMTAAVARHGATLLPVDSEHNAIFQCLQGNRIEDVRRITLTASGGPLRTWSAARLEAATPAQAVAHPNWDMGAKISVDSATMMNKGLEFIEAHHLFPVGLDRIRIVVHPQSVIHSLVEYRDGSTLAQLGPPDMRVPIASCLAWPARMETPMAPLDLPALGELTFFAPDEDRFPATRLAREAAAAGGAAPAVLNAANEVAVAAFLAGKIAFTRIAVTVERTLTRAMPAAPTTLEEVLAVDREARARADELLELA, translated from the coding sequence ATGCGATCGATATCGATCTTCGGTGCAACGGGGTCGGTCGGCGCGTCGACCCTCGATCTCGTGCGGCGCAACCGGCGCGAATGGCGCGTGTCGGTCTTGACCGCCAACTGCAATGTGGCCGATCTGGCCGCGCTGGCCCGCGAATTCCAAGCCGAGCTTGCGGTTGTCGCCGACGAAAGCTGCCTTGCCGAATTGCGCGGCGCCCTGGCCGGCTCGGGCATCGCCACCGCGGGCGGTGCGGACGCGCTGGTCGAGGCAGCGGCGCGCGGTGCGGACGTGACGGTCGCCGCAATCGTCGGCTGCGCCGGTCTCGCCCCGGTCATGGCCGCGATCGAGCAAGGCGGGATCATCGCGCTGGCCAACAAGGAGGCGCTGGTCTCCGCCGGCGAGGTGATGACCGCCGCGGTCGCCCGCCATGGCGCGACGTTGCTTCCGGTCGACAGCGAGCACAACGCGATCTTCCAGTGCTTGCAGGGAAACCGGATCGAGGATGTGCGTCGCATCACCCTCACCGCCAGCGGCGGCCCCTTACGGACCTGGAGCGCGGCCCGGCTCGAGGCTGCCACGCCGGCGCAGGCCGTCGCTCACCCCAACTGGGACATGGGCGCCAAGATCAGCGTCGATTCCGCGACGATGATGAACAAGGGGCTCGAGTTCATCGAGGCGCACCACCTGTTCCCGGTCGGCCTCGACCGCATCCGCATCGTGGTTCACCCGCAGAGCGTGATCCACAGCCTCGTCGAGTACCGCGACGGATCGACCTTGGCGCAGCTCGGCCCGCCCGACATGAGGGTGCCTATCGCAAGCTGCCTTGCCTGGCCCGCGCGGATGGAAACGCCGATGGCTCCTCTCGACCTGCCCGCCCTCGGCGAGCTGACCTTTTTCGCGCCCGACGAGGATCGCTTTCCCGCGACCCGGCTGGCGCGCGAGGCGGCGGCCGCGGGCGGCGCGGCCCCCGCGGTGCTCAATGCCGCGAATGAAGTCGCGGTCGCGGCTTTCCTTGCCGGCAAGATTGCGTTCACACGAATTGCGGTAACAGTTGAGCGAACCCTGACACGCGCCATGCCCGCTGCTCCCACCACGCTCGAAGAGGTGCTCGCCGTGGACCGCGAGGCGAGGGCGCGTGCCGACGAATTGCTGGAGCTTGCCTGA